Proteins found in one Labrenzia sp. VG12 genomic segment:
- a CDS encoding DUF817 domain-containing protein — protein sequence MFSISLFQPVRTHSRARSRPEKLIHRFLELLRPALGRGGFGIAATEFLAFGLKQAYACLFGGLLLGYILLTRYVYPEDALLSRYDFLFLCALGTQIIMIATRLETPDEARIILIFHVVGTVMEIFKTSAGSWIYPEDSLLRLGGVPLFTGFMYASVGSYLARVARVFDFAYSGYPPLWTTWLFALAIYVNFFSHHFIVDLRICLFGVLFLLFGRTQVHYTVFRYRHRMPLVLGFFLVALFIWIAENIGTFARAWQYPGQSDGWTIVSFAKLNAWVLLMIVSFVLVTLVNQPKKEGAAALQ from the coding sequence ATGTTTTCAATCAGTCTTTTCCAACCTGTCCGCACCCATTCCCGCGCGCGATCCAGGCCGGAAAAACTCATTCATCGATTTCTGGAACTCCTGCGCCCGGCGCTCGGCCGTGGTGGGTTCGGCATTGCGGCAACGGAATTTCTCGCCTTCGGCCTGAAACAGGCCTATGCGTGTCTCTTCGGCGGTCTGCTGCTCGGATACATTTTGCTGACCCGCTACGTTTATCCCGAAGATGCATTGCTGAGCCGCTACGATTTCCTGTTCCTGTGTGCGCTTGGAACCCAGATCATCATGATCGCCACGCGTCTGGAGACCCCGGACGAAGCCCGTATCATCCTGATCTTTCATGTTGTCGGAACCGTGATGGAGATCTTCAAGACATCCGCAGGTTCCTGGATCTATCCGGAAGACAGCCTGCTGCGCCTGGGCGGGGTGCCGCTGTTCACAGGCTTCATGTACGCGTCTGTCGGCAGTTATCTTGCCCGGGTCGCCCGGGTCTTCGACTTTGCCTATTCCGGCTATCCGCCGCTCTGGACGACCTGGCTGTTTGCGCTGGCGATCTACGTGAACTTCTTCTCCCATCACTTCATCGTCGATTTGCGGATCTGCCTGTTCGGGGTCCTGTTTTTGCTCTTTGGACGTACGCAGGTTCATTATACGGTCTTCCGCTACAGGCACAGGATGCCGCTGGTCCTCGGCTTCTTCCTGGTCGCGCTCTTCATCTGGATTGCGGAAAACATCGGCACGTTCGCCCGTGCCTGGCAGTATCCCGGTCAAAGTGACGGATGGACAATCGTGTCCTTTGCAAAACTCAATGCATGGGTGCTCCTCATGATTGTTTCCTTCGTTCTGGTGACGCTCGTGAACCAGCCGAAGAAGGAAGGCGCTGCCGCCTTGCAGTGA
- a CDS encoding pyrimidine 5'-nucleotidase produces the protein MTGKSPLPNEGPQAHRNDLRLFKGVEAWVFDLDNTLYPHEADLFSQINEQIARYVQKLLDLSRDEAMAHQKELYHEYGTTLRGLMTTHNIDPDDYLQFVHDIDYSVLDPDPALGAAIAALPGKKFIFTNGDTPHAERTAAALGISEHFEDIFDIVSADLVPKPNRETYDKFLGRTGIAPARAAMFEDLAKNLRVPHALGMCTTLIVPAGTRPVFEENWDLEGDPYPHVDFVTDDLTGFLKAVLGVIR, from the coding sequence GTGACCGGAAAAAGTCCTTTGCCAAACGAGGGGCCGCAGGCCCACCGCAACGACCTGCGCCTGTTCAAGGGGGTTGAAGCGTGGGTGTTCGACCTCGACAACACGCTTTATCCGCACGAGGCCGATCTGTTCTCTCAGATCAACGAGCAGATCGCGCGCTACGTTCAAAAACTCCTCGACCTGTCGCGCGACGAGGCAATGGCGCACCAGAAAGAGCTCTACCACGAATACGGCACCACTCTGCGCGGCCTCATGACGACGCACAACATCGATCCGGACGACTATCTGCAGTTCGTACATGACATCGACTATTCGGTGCTTGATCCCGACCCGGCTCTCGGCGCGGCGATCGCGGCCCTGCCGGGCAAGAAGTTCATCTTCACCAATGGTGACACGCCGCATGCCGAACGCACGGCGGCCGCCCTCGGCATCTCGGAGCATTTCGAGGATATCTTCGACATCGTATCGGCGGATCTCGTGCCCAAACCGAACCGGGAGACCTATGACAAGTTTCTCGGACGCACGGGCATTGCCCCCGCGCGTGCCGCCATGTTCGAGGATCTTGCGAAGAACCTGCGCGTGCCACACGCGCTCGGCATGTGTACCACGCTGATCGTTCCGGCCGGGACCCGCCCGGTATTTGAGGAAAACTGGGACCTTGAAGGGGACCCCTATCCGCATGTCGACTTCGTCACCGACGATCTCACCGGGTTCCTGAAAGCCGTTCTCGGAGTGATCCGCTAG
- the argB gene encoding acetylglutamate kinase, giving the protein MTTPETSSRAEIIAHALPYMQRYDNKTVVVKYGGHAMGDPELGQAFARDITLLRQSGVNPVVVHGGGPQIGKMLERLNIVSEFKGGLRVTDKATVEVVEMVLAGSINKEIVQLINAEGGRAVGLCGKDGNLMTARKLKRTAVDPDSNIESVVDLGFVGEPAKVSPTVLSLVLKEDIIPVIAPVAPGEDGETYNINADTAAGAIAGALNATRLLFLTDVPGVLDKDGKLIKQLTVAKARDLIADGTISGGMIPKVETCIEALDRGVEGVVILNGKVSHAVLLELFTDGGAGTLIRP; this is encoded by the coding sequence ATGACCACGCCTGAAACGTCCAGCCGCGCCGAAATCATCGCCCACGCCCTGCCCTACATGCAGCGCTATGACAACAAGACGGTCGTGGTGAAGTATGGCGGTCACGCCATGGGAGATCCGGAGCTTGGTCAGGCCTTTGCCCGCGACATCACGCTGTTGCGCCAGTCGGGCGTCAATCCGGTGGTCGTTCATGGCGGCGGCCCGCAGATCGGCAAGATGCTGGAGCGGCTGAACATCGTCAGCGAGTTCAAGGGCGGTCTTCGGGTCACAGACAAGGCAACCGTCGAGGTTGTCGAGATGGTTCTGGCCGGCTCGATCAACAAGGAGATCGTGCAGCTGATCAACGCAGAGGGCGGCCGCGCGGTCGGCCTGTGCGGCAAGGACGGCAATCTGATGACTGCCCGCAAGCTCAAGCGAACGGCGGTCGATCCGGACAGCAACATAGAAAGCGTTGTCGATCTTGGCTTTGTCGGCGAACCGGCCAAGGTCAGCCCCACTGTGCTCAGCCTGGTCCTGAAAGAAGACATCATACCGGTGATTGCACCGGTTGCGCCGGGCGAGGACGGCGAGACCTACAACATCAATGCGGACACCGCAGCCGGCGCCATCGCCGGAGCGCTGAACGCCACGCGCCTCCTTTTCCTGACCGATGTTCCGGGCGTTCTGGACAAGGACGGCAAGCTGATCAAACAGCTGACGGTTGCCAAGGCCCGTGACCTGATCGCCGACGGCACTATATCCGGCGGCATGATACCGAAAGTCGAAACCTGCATCGAAGCCCTGGACCGCGGCGTTGAAGGTGTTGTCATCCTCAACGGCAAGGTCTCTCACGCCGTGTTGCTGGAACTGTTCACCGATGGCGGTGCCGGGACATTGATACGCCCGTGA